The genomic region CTCCATATTACTCTTGTTAAATGCCGTCCTAAGGACCGCAGAGCTTGATTGTATTTCTTGCCTTCATCACATTTTTTTTGGAAGTAAACTTTAGATTCATCAACCCTTCGCACATGATGCTGCAGTGCTTGCATCATAGCTTTTTTCGCATGTTTGTTAACTTGTTTAGGTGATTTTGTTCCTTCATATAGGCCAGAACTATTGTCAAGAGGAGCCATACCTAGGTAGATTGCTAACCCAGCCTCAGAGTCAAACCTACTAATTGTACCTATTTCTGCAGCTATTATTCCAGAACAAATAGGGCCAAAGCCTGGTATGCTTCGAATAAGAGAGCCCAATCTTGACTGCCTAACTAATGATTTGATTTGTTTTTCTAATTCAATTAACCTTTCTTTAAGGGCTAATAAGCGCGAAGCATCTTCTGCTATCATAGGGCCTACCCACTCTACTTCTGAGCCAAAGCTAGCTTCCTCTTGCCACCTTTGTAACTTTTTAGCATGTCCTTTACCAACACCTTGAATCTTGAGTATTGTCGGTAATCTAAGTCTTTTTAACTTACGCAAGTCCGGACGACAGCTCAAAAAGCGCAGTACATAAAAGGCATCCACAGATGCAAACATTTTCAAAAAACCTGGGCATACAGATTGCAGATCTGCTTGCATTCTATTTTGTATTATAACTTTTTCTTTAACTATCTGATGGCGACGGCGACTAATACGTTTTAATTTAGTTTCAATCTCAGATGTGTTATGCACTTCTTGAAGCACTTCCTTGCCTTGTTCCATCATTGGGGCCATCATCATAAGGGTGACTATTTGTCTTGCATCCATGCGGTCATTTTTCTCTGGTGTAGCGAAGATTTCTTTAAAACGGGCAAACTTTAGGTTATTAACATTTAGTAACATGTACCCTTTATCTTTAACCATTTGATCTAATGGCCGAGCATGGCCATTAGTCCCCTCCATACCAACAACTATGTCTGATACTTCATAAGCTTGTACAAAAGATGTTATTTGATTAAAGAAATACCTAAACCCTTTCTGGCTATGGGGTATCTCAAAATCCTTTAAAATATCTCCTGCTAAGCCTATAGCTACATGATGATTGTAATAACCTACGTCTACACCAACTATCATCTGCTGACCTTGCATCATTCTCCCTCCTATTTTTTATTTGCACCCAATTAAAGTTGTAATCCAACGTTACGTCTACTAGCAGAGCCACTTCCCGTAGGACGGCATCATCCCGGTCAACGTTACGGACACAACAAAAACGAGGGCGGCATTTCAGGACTGAGTTAACTCATTTCTGAGCAACTGACCCCGCGAGCCACACCCTCGTTTGCTAATCATTATATCAGTTTATATTATAATTTAAAGGGGTGTGACTCAATTTTTTAAAGAATCAGACCCCTTTAATCACAAATTTATACGTAATATATTAGGGGTCTATCTCATATTTCCATGGTAGACCCCAATGTTTTCATAATTATACAACTTTAACTTC from Proteinivorax hydrogeniformans harbors:
- a CDS encoding IS110 family transposase; this encodes MMQGQQMIVGVDVGYYNHHVAIGLAGDILKDFEIPHSQKGFRYFFNQITSFVQAYEVSDIVVGMEGTNGHARPLDQMVKDKGYMLLNVNNLKFARFKEIFATPEKNDRMDARQIVTLMMMAPMMEQGKEVLQEVHNTSEIETKLKRISRRRHQIVKEKVIIQNRMQADLQSVCPGFLKMFASVDAFYVLRFLSCRPDLRKLKRLRLPTILKIQGVGKGHAKKLQRWQEEASFGSEVEWVGPMIAEDASRLLALKERLIELEKQIKSLVRQSRLGSLIRSIPGFGPICSGIIAAEIGTISRFDSEAGLAIYLGMAPLDNSSGLYEGTKSPKQVNKHAKKAMMQALQHHVRRVDESKVYFQKKCDEGKKYNQALRSLGRHLTRVIWSMIKNNRKYERREKETSKAA